The DNA region CAGACTCCTCCAAACCTTCCAGCTCATGGCCCATCCGGTCGCGTTTGGTCTGCAAATAGCGAAGATTCTCCGCATTCGCCCGCATGGGCATGGGCACCCGGTCGTGGATGGTGAGCCCATAACCGTCCAAGCCGACCCGTTTGGCGGGGTTGTTCGTGAGCAGCCGCATCGACCGAATCCCCAAATCAACGAGGATCTGCGCGCCCACGCCGTAGTCCCGGGAGTCGGCGGGCAGCCCGAGCTGCAGGTTCGCGTCCACCGTGTCCGCGCCCCCGTCTTGCAGCTCGTACGCGCGGAGTTTGTGGAGCAGCCCGATGCCCCGGCCCTCATGCCCGCGCATATAGAGCACGACGCCCCTGCCTTCTGCGGCGATGATCTCCATGGCCGCGTCCAGCTGCGGGCCGCAGTCGCAGCGCAGGCTGCCGAACACGTCGCCGGTCAAGCATTCCGAGTGCACGCGCACCAACACGTCCTCGCCGTCCCCGATGTCGCCGAAGACCATGGCCACATGCTCCGCGTCCTCGTACGCGCAGGAGTACCCGATCGACTGGAACACGCCGTGGCGGGTCGGCAGCCGCGCCTGCGCCTCGCGGCGCACATGCTTCTCGTAGCGCCTGCGGTAGCGGATGAGGTCCGCGATCGAGACGCGGGCGAGGTTGTGCTCCTCGGCGAAGACTCGCAGCTCGTCGCCTTTGGCCATATGCTCTTCGTCTTTGGTGCTCACGATCTCGCAGATGACGCCGACAGGGCGCAGCCCGGCGAGGCGGGCCAAGTCCACGGCCGCCTCGGTGTGCCCCGGCCTGCGCATCACGCCGCCCGGTTTCGCGCGCAGCGGCACCATGTGCCCTGGCCGGGTGAGATCGGCGGACTTCGTCCGGGGGTCGGCGAGCAGTCGGATGGTGTGGGCTCGGTCCTTGGCGGAGATGCCGGTCCCCACGCCGTCCTTCGCGTCCACGGTCACCGTGTAGGCCGTGCCTCGGCGGTCCTGGTTCACCGTGTACATCGGCGGGAGGTCGAGCCGGTCGCAGTCCTCTTCCTCCATCGGCACGCACAGGTAGCCGGAGGTGTGCCGGATCATGAACGCCACCAGCTCGGAGGTCGCCTTCTCCGCGGCGAACGTGAGGTCGCCCTCGTTCTCCCGCTCCTCGTCGTCCACCACCACGACGGCCTTGCCGTCGGCGATGTCTTTGATCGCTCGCTCGATGGAGTCGAAACCGCTCATCGGCCCACCCCCAGGGTCAGTCTCTCGACGTATTTCGCGATCACATCAACCTCCAAGTTCACCACGTCGCCCGTGGCGTGACGGCCAAGCGTCGTGGCCCGGATGGTCTCCGGGATGAGCGACACCTCAAACCACGTTATGCCTTCGTTGTCGGCGGACCCGTCCTGCTCCGGGCCGCCGATGGCGCTCACGGTGAGAGAAACC from Segniliparus rotundus DSM 44985 includes:
- a CDS encoding bifunctional 3,4-dihydroxy-2-butanone-4-phosphate synthase/GTP cyclohydrolase II, which gives rise to MSGFDSIERAIKDIADGKAVVVVDDEERENEGDLTFAAEKATSELVAFMIRHTSGYLCVPMEEEDCDRLDLPPMYTVNQDRRGTAYTVTVDAKDGVGTGISAKDRAHTIRLLADPRTKSADLTRPGHMVPLRAKPGGVMRRPGHTEAAVDLARLAGLRPVGVICEIVSTKDEEHMAKGDELRVFAEEHNLARVSIADLIRYRRRYEKHVRREAQARLPTRHGVFQSIGYSCAYEDAEHVAMVFGDIGDGEDVLVRVHSECLTGDVFGSLRCDCGPQLDAAMEIIAAEGRGVVLYMRGHEGRGIGLLHKLRAYELQDGGADTVDANLQLGLPADSRDYGVGAQILVDLGIRSMRLLTNNPAKRVGLDGYGLTIHDRVPMPMRANAENLRYLQTKRDRMGHELEGLEESVFGEELA